The Streptomyces sp. NBC_01353 genome contains a region encoding:
- a CDS encoding MBL fold metallo-hydrolase: MDFIEITPRLHMLHFSIGQAYLWRDDKELTLIDAGWAGSAPEIEAAMRAAGLDPAALRRIVLTHCHRDHVGSAQELADRFGAEIVAHRLDAPVIRGEAPVPEPVLLDWEIPLYEHGLTTPAAPATRVDREVEDGDALGFGDGAVVVHTPGHTPGSLAVHLPEHGVLFTGDTVATVQGVTFGVFHVDRERAMDSMRRLAELKPSVLCCGHGDPVTTDTARQLAEAAA; this comes from the coding sequence ATGGACTTCATCGAGATCACGCCTCGACTGCACATGCTGCACTTCTCCATCGGCCAGGCCTATCTGTGGCGGGACGACAAGGAGTTGACCCTGATCGACGCCGGCTGGGCGGGCTCGGCGCCGGAGATCGAGGCGGCGATGCGGGCCGCGGGGCTCGACCCCGCGGCGCTGCGCCGGATCGTTCTCACGCACTGCCATCGCGACCATGTCGGCTCGGCGCAGGAGCTCGCCGACCGGTTCGGCGCCGAGATCGTGGCGCACCGCCTCGACGCCCCCGTGATCCGGGGCGAGGCGCCGGTCCCCGAGCCTGTCCTGCTCGACTGGGAGATCCCTCTGTACGAGCACGGTCTGACCACCCCGGCGGCGCCGGCGACCCGGGTCGACCGGGAGGTGGAGGACGGGGACGCACTGGGTTTCGGGGACGGTGCGGTCGTGGTGCACACACCGGGTCACACGCCCGGCTCGCTCGCGGTCCACCTTCCGGAGCACGGCGTCCTGTTCACCGGCGACACGGTGGCGACGGTGCAGGGCGTGACGTTCGGTGTGTTCCATGTGGACCGCGAGCGCGCCATGGATTCGATGCGGCGTCTGGCGGAGTTGAAGCCGTCGGTCCTGTGCTGTGGCCACGGGGACCCGGTGACGACGGACACCGCCCGTCAACTGGCGGAGGCAGCGGCGTAG